A region from the Gemmatimonadota bacterium genome encodes:
- the moaC gene encoding cyclic pyranopterin monophosphate synthase MoaC, which produces MDLSHLDEKGRVRMVDVTEKPVTERRAVAYGEVRSATETIRKISADEMGKGDVLTTAKIAGISAAKKTGDLIPMCHPIPLTHVEIDITLNEDAGRIGLLATAVASGKTGVEMEALTAVSVAALTLYDMCKAVDRTMEIASILLVEKEGGRSGVFKRPGWE; this is translated from the coding sequence ATGGACCTCTCGCACCTCGATGAAAAAGGACGCGTCCGCATGGTGGACGTGACGGAGAAACCGGTTACGGAAAGGCGCGCGGTGGCCTACGGGGAAGTCCGATCCGCGACGGAGACGATCCGGAAGATCTCCGCCGACGAGATGGGCAAAGGGGACGTGCTGACCACGGCGAAGATCGCGGGCATCTCGGCGGCCAAGAAGACGGGCGACCTCATCCCCATGTGTCACCCCATCCCATTGACCCACGTGGAGATTGACATCACCCTGAACGAGGACGCGGGCAGGATCGGCCTACTGGCCACGGCCGTCGCGTCCGGCAAGACCGGCGTCGAAATGGAGGCCCTGACGGCCGTCTCCGTGGCCGCCCTGACCCTCTACGACATGTGCAAGGCCGTGGACCGGACCATGGAGATCGCATCCATCCTGCTTGTGGAGAAGGAGGGCGGCAGGTCGGGGGTGTTCAAAAGGCCCGGGTGGGAG
- a CDS encoding DUF420 domain-containing protein, whose translation MLEITDLPLVNACLNSTSAAFLVAGYINIRKRNIAAHRMCMLGAVAASVLFLTTYLIYHFNHGSTPFTGEGWTRYVYFTILISHTILATAIVPMVVLTLRHALKGRFERHAPLARWTLPIWLYVSVTGVLVYLMLYQWQG comes from the coding sequence ATGCTGGAGATAACGGACCTGCCCCTGGTGAACGCGTGCCTGAACTCGACCAGCGCGGCGTTCCTGGTCGCGGGATACATCAACATCAGGAAGCGGAATATCGCTGCGCACAGGATGTGCATGCTGGGTGCGGTCGCCGCGTCCGTATTGTTTCTCACCACCTATCTGATTTACCACTTCAACCACGGCAGCACGCCCTTCACCGGCGAGGGATGGACTCGTTACGTCTATTTCACCATCCTCATCAGCCACACGATCCTGGCCACGGCCATCGTGCCCATGGTCGTGCTGACGCTGCGCCACGCGCTTAAGGGGCGTTTCGAGCGCCACGCGCCGCTGGCCCGATGGACCCTGCCGATCTGGCTGTACGTGTCCGTCACCGGCGTGCTGGTGTACCTGATGCTGTACCAATGGCAAGGTTAG
- the cyoE gene encoding protoheme IX farnesyltransferase, with the protein MKDFIALTKPGLVIMLVLTTCVGFYLGSDGPVDWLRLLHTLAGTALAAGGTLALNQFMERDRDAMMRRTRKRPLPAGKLQPAQALGFGVAITVAGLLYLALVVNVLSCAVTALITVTYLFLYTPLKHRTTLSTVFGAVPGALPPVTGWAAARNELGLEAGVLFAILFLWQMPHALALAWLFREDYARAGFQLLPAVDPDGRFTSVQILINCLALTAFSLVPTILGISGVVYFYAALAAGLGLLGFAIHLTVTRTEASARNLFLASLVFLLVQFSVMAYDKV; encoded by the coding sequence ATGAAGGACTTCATCGCCCTGACCAAGCCCGGCCTGGTCATCATGCTGGTGCTGACCACCTGCGTCGGGTTCTATCTTGGATCCGACGGGCCGGTGGACTGGCTGCGCCTGCTGCACACGCTGGCCGGAACCGCCCTGGCGGCCGGGGGCACGCTCGCCCTGAATCAGTTCATGGAGCGAGACCGGGACGCCATGATGCGGCGGACCCGGAAGCGTCCGCTCCCCGCCGGGAAGCTGCAGCCCGCGCAGGCCCTTGGGTTCGGCGTGGCCATCACGGTGGCGGGCCTGTTGTACCTGGCGCTGGTGGTCAACGTCCTGAGCTGTGCGGTCACCGCGCTGATCACCGTCACCTACCTGTTTCTCTATACGCCGCTCAAGCACCGGACCACGCTGTCGACCGTGTTCGGCGCCGTCCCGGGCGCGTTGCCCCCGGTGACCGGCTGGGCGGCCGCCCGAAACGAACTGGGGCTGGAGGCCGGCGTCCTGTTCGCTATCCTCTTTCTCTGGCAGATGCCCCACGCCCTCGCGCTGGCCTGGCTCTTCCGCGAAGACTACGCCCGCGCCGGGTTTCAGCTGCTGCCCGCCGTCGATCCGGACGGCCGGTTCACGAGCGTGCAGATCCTGATCAACTGCCTGGCCCTGACCGCCTTCAGCCTGGTCCCGACCATACTGGGCATCTCGGGGGTCGTCTATTTCTACGCGGCTTTAGCGGCCGGACTGGGACTGCTCGGTTTCGCCATCCACCTGACCGTGACCCGGACCGAAGCGTCGGCCAGGAACCTGTTTTTGGCGTCGCTGGTGTTCCTGCTGGTCCAGTTCTCCGTGATGGCCTATGACAAGGTGTAA
- a CDS encoding ROK family protein: protein MSQPDRNAPYYLGHDIGGTKLAVTVADRNGKILRKIRRPTVADRGPRAVVASLVDMSREAMARAALSPAELAGVGVSCGGPLDTETGVVYAPPNLPGWDEVPLKAWLESALSLPVFVENDANASALAEWSFGAGRGCRHMVYMTMSTGIGGGIILDGRLYRGPGDTAGEVGHMTIVENGPACGCGKRGCLEALCSGPSIARRAREIAQEVPGSLMVDLAGGEPASITAETVMDAARQDDPAAREIVDETARYMAVGLGNIVNILNPEVIVIGTILVKAQDLLLEPIRAYLRRETWPRVYDTVRVVPAGLGDEVGDLAAIAVIRQAVQSEGSV from the coding sequence ATGTCCCAGCCAGACCGGAACGCCCCGTACTACCTGGGTCATGACATCGGCGGCACCAAGCTCGCCGTGACCGTCGCCGACCGGAACGGGAAGATCCTGCGCAAGATCCGGCGGCCGACCGTAGCCGATCGAGGTCCGAGGGCCGTGGTGGCGTCGCTGGTGGACATGTCCCGCGAAGCCATGGCGCGCGCCGCGCTCTCCCCGGCGGAGCTGGCCGGCGTCGGCGTCAGTTGCGGCGGTCCCCTGGACACGGAAACCGGGGTGGTCTACGCGCCGCCCAATCTGCCGGGCTGGGACGAGGTCCCGCTGAAGGCGTGGCTGGAAAGCGCGCTTTCGCTGCCGGTTTTCGTCGAAAACGATGCCAACGCCAGTGCCTTGGCGGAGTGGTCCTTCGGGGCCGGGCGGGGCTGCCGGCACATGGTGTACATGACCATGAGCACCGGTATCGGCGGCGGCATCATACTCGACGGCCGACTTTACCGCGGCCCCGGCGACACGGCCGGCGAAGTGGGTCACATGACCATCGTCGAAAACGGTCCTGCCTGCGGTTGCGGAAAGCGCGGGTGCCTGGAAGCCCTGTGTTCGGGGCCATCGATCGCCAGGCGGGCCCGGGAGATTGCGCAGGAGGTTCCCGGTTCGCTCATGGTCGATCTGGCCGGGGGCGAACCGGCAAGCATTACGGCGGAGACCGTCATGGACGCGGCCAGGCAGGACGACCCGGCCGCCCGGGAAATCGTGGACGAGACGGCGCGGTACATGGCCGTGGGACTGGGGAACATCGTGAATATCCTGAACCCGGAGGTCATCGTCATCGGAACCATCCTGGTCAAGGCGCAGGATCTGTTGTTGGAACCTATCCGCGCGTACCTCCGGCGTGAAACCTGGCCGCGGGTCTACGACACGGTGCGGGTCGTGCCCGCCGGACTGGGAGACGAAGTGGGAGATCTCGCCGCCATCGCCGTGATCCGGCAGGCGGTACAATCCGAAGGGAGTGTTTAG
- a CDS encoding NADPH:quinone reductase, giving the protein MEAIRIHEFGGPEVMNLETGADLQAGPGQILVDIRAAGVNPVDTYIRAGTYAMKPDLPFTPGMDGAGTVADVGDGGAHVSVGDRVYLAGTLTGSYASQALCSPDQVYPLPGNVSFTQGAGIYVPYATAWRGLFQRAGGKPGETVLVHGASGGVGIAAVQMARAAGMTVIGTAGSEQGAALVEEQGAHHVVDHNVPGYTDKIMELTGGLGVDVIMEMLANVNLDKDLNMLAYGGRVVVIGNRGVIEINPRDAMARDASILGMVLLLASPEDLVGIHAGMFAGLQNGTLKPVVGKEFPLEDAAKGHTAVMEPGAYGKIVLIP; this is encoded by the coding sequence ATGGAAGCGATTCGCATTCACGAATTCGGCGGTCCCGAGGTGATGAATCTCGAAACCGGCGCGGATCTGCAGGCAGGTCCCGGACAGATCCTGGTCGACATACGGGCCGCCGGCGTGAACCCGGTGGACACCTATATCCGGGCGGGCACCTATGCCATGAAACCCGATCTGCCCTTCACCCCGGGCATGGACGGCGCCGGAACGGTCGCCGATGTGGGCGACGGCGGGGCCCATGTTTCCGTCGGAGACCGGGTGTACCTGGCCGGCACCCTTACCGGTTCCTATGCGTCGCAGGCCCTGTGCTCGCCCGACCAGGTGTATCCACTGCCCGGCAACGTATCCTTCACGCAAGGCGCGGGGATATACGTCCCTTACGCGACGGCTTGGAGAGGGCTGTTCCAGCGTGCGGGGGGAAAGCCGGGCGAAACCGTCCTGGTGCACGGCGCGAGCGGCGGTGTGGGGATCGCGGCCGTACAGATGGCCCGGGCCGCGGGCATGACGGTCATCGGAACCGCCGGGTCGGAACAGGGCGCCGCGCTGGTGGAGGAACAGGGCGCCCATCACGTGGTGGACCACAACGTTCCCGGCTATACGGATAAGATCATGGAGCTCACCGGCGGCCTGGGCGTCGACGTGATTATGGAAATGCTGGCCAACGTCAATCTGGACAAGGACCTGAACATGCTGGCCTATGGCGGGCGGGTCGTCGTCATCGGCAACCGGGGCGTTATCGAGATCAATCCGCGGGACGCCATGGCGCGGGACGCCAGCATCCTCGGCATGGTCCTGTTGCTGGCTTCTCCGGAGGATCTGGTCGGCATCCACGCCGGAATGTTCGCCGGACTGCAAAACGGCACGCTCAAGCCAGTGGTGGGTAAAGAGTTCCCGCTGGAAGACGCGGCGAAGGGCCATACCGCCGTCATGGAACCTGGCGCCTATGGAAAGATCGTACTGATCCCTTGA
- the tal gene encoding transaldolase, with protein MANPLNQLERHGQSFWLDSISRELMYSGRLRKLIDEDGLKGMTSNPAIFEKAIAGSTDYDADIERLAAANRTALEIYETLAISDIREAADHLGGVYEATGGADGFVSLEVSPELADDTAGTIDEARRLWKAVDRPNVMIKVPATEAGVPAVRQLIGEGLNINVTLMFSRAVYEAVADAYISGLEDRIAAGGDISGIASVSSFFISRIDTLVDALLAERAERAGEPGERAAILDLTGRTAIANGKTTYQRYKTIYASPRWSALAERGARKQRLLWASTSTKNPEYRDVLYVEELIGKNTINTLPDETLDAFRDHGRLADTLEAGTDEAWSIMAGVEKAGISMDRVAEQLVEEGVQKFVDPFVKLIEAIERKRLQPVRLA; from the coding sequence ATGGCAAATCCGCTCAACCAGCTCGAACGGCACGGCCAGAGCTTCTGGCTGGACAGCATCAGCCGGGAACTGATGTACTCCGGCCGGTTGAGGAAACTGATCGATGAAGACGGCCTGAAAGGCATGACCTCGAACCCGGCCATCTTCGAGAAAGCCATTGCGGGAAGTACGGACTACGACGCCGATATCGAGCGGCTTGCGGCAGCGAACCGGACCGCTTTGGAGATCTACGAGACCCTGGCCATCTCGGACATCCGGGAAGCCGCCGACCACCTGGGCGGCGTATACGAAGCGACCGGCGGCGCCGACGGCTTCGTGAGCCTGGAGGTGTCCCCGGAACTGGCGGACGATACCGCGGGTACGATCGATGAGGCCCGGCGGCTGTGGAAGGCCGTGGACCGCCCGAACGTCATGATCAAGGTACCGGCGACGGAGGCCGGCGTACCGGCCGTGCGTCAACTGATCGGCGAAGGGTTGAACATCAACGTGACGCTGATGTTCTCGCGGGCAGTATACGAGGCCGTGGCCGACGCCTATATCAGCGGGTTGGAGGATCGTATTGCCGCGGGAGGCGACATCAGCGGCATCGCGAGCGTATCCAGCTTCTTCATCAGCCGCATCGACACCCTCGTCGACGCCTTGCTGGCCGAACGGGCCGAACGGGCCGGCGAACCCGGGGAACGGGCCGCGATCCTGGACCTGACCGGCAGGACGGCCATCGCAAACGGCAAGACGACCTACCAACGATACAAGACGATATACGCGTCACCGCGCTGGTCCGCGCTGGCCGAACGGGGCGCGAGGAAGCAGCGGCTGCTGTGGGCCAGCACGAGCACCAAGAACCCCGAGTACCGGGACGTGCTGTACGTCGAGGAACTGATCGGGAAAAACACCATCAATACCCTGCCCGATGAAACGCTCGACGCTTTCCGAGATCACGGGCGCCTGGCCGATACCCTCGAGGCCGGTACCGACGAAGCCTGGTCGATCATGGCCGGTGTGGAAAAAGCCGGGATTTCGATGGACCGGGTCGCGGAGCAACTCGTCGAGGAAGGGGTACAGAAATTCGTGGATCCCTTCGTAAAGCTGATCGAAGCCATCGAACGGAAACGGCTGCAGCCGGTCCGCCTGGCGTGA
- the gnd gene encoding decarboxylating 6-phosphogluconate dehydrogenase, whose translation MQLGMVGLGRMGGNMTRRLLRGGHEVVVYDRSGEAVGQAEQAGAVGSATLRGLVTTLHPPRSVWLMVPAGDATERAVNELSGLLSPGDTVIDGGNTYFKDDVSRAERLSARGLHYVDVGTSGGVWGLERGYCMTIGGPAEIVERLDPLFDTLAPGPGQDATQDATRQSGDAAESTRAPDTSGKPPSTARRGYVHVGPAGAGHFVKMIHNGIEYGMMQAFAEGLEILRESGSDRVDSRLRYDLDLHDIAEVWRHGSVVSSWLLDLLEIALREDRDLSAYSGYVQDSGEGRWTVQTAIEEDVPAHVLTASLFTRFQSRQEQSYAMRVLSALRHQFGGHVEQKTTGGGP comes from the coding sequence ATGCAACTGGGCATGGTCGGACTCGGCCGGATGGGCGGCAACATGACGCGGCGGCTGTTGCGCGGCGGTCACGAAGTCGTCGTGTACGACCGAAGCGGCGAAGCGGTCGGCCAGGCGGAGCAAGCCGGCGCCGTGGGCAGCGCGACGCTGCGCGGTCTCGTGACCACGCTTCACCCGCCGCGTTCGGTCTGGCTCATGGTCCCCGCCGGCGATGCCACGGAACGGGCCGTCAACGAACTGTCCGGACTGTTGTCTCCGGGCGACACCGTCATCGACGGCGGAAACACCTACTTCAAAGACGACGTGTCCCGCGCGGAACGGCTGTCCGCCAGGGGCCTGCACTATGTCGACGTGGGTACGAGCGGCGGCGTATGGGGTCTCGAGCGGGGGTATTGCATGACCATCGGGGGGCCGGCGGAGATCGTCGAGCGCCTGGACCCGCTGTTCGACACGCTGGCGCCCGGTCCCGGGCAGGACGCCACGCAGGATGCCACGCGTCAGTCCGGTGACGCGGCGGAATCCACGCGCGCCCCGGATACCTCCGGCAAGCCCCCTTCAACGGCCCGCAGAGGCTACGTGCACGTGGGACCGGCAGGCGCGGGGCACTTCGTCAAGATGATCCACAACGGGATCGAATACGGCATGATGCAGGCCTTTGCCGAGGGGCTGGAGATTCTGCGCGAATCGGGTTCCGACCGCGTGGATTCGCGCCTACGGTACGACCTGGACCTGCACGACATCGCCGAAGTCTGGCGCCACGGAAGCGTGGTCAGTTCCTGGCTGCTCGACCTCCTGGAGATCGCGTTGCGGGAAGACCGGGACCTGTCCGCTTACTCCGGTTACGTGCAGGATTCGGGCGAGGGCCGGTGGACGGTGCAGACGGCCATCGAGGAAGACGTGCCCGCCCACGTGCTCACGGCATCGCTCTTCACGCGGTTCCAGTCGCGGCAGGAGCAATCCTACGCCATGCGGGTGCTTTCCGCCCTGCGCCACCAGTTCGGCGGTCACGTGGAGCAGAAGACAACCGGGGGAGGACCATGA
- a CDS encoding ribulose-phosphate 3-epimerase yields the protein MIQIAPSILSADFTRLADEVRAVERAGADRIHIDVMDGRFVPNISMGPFIVEAIDSLTELPLEAHLMIEEPDRYIDVFMEAGADVIIVHQENTAHLHRVVQSVRERGKQAGVALNPATPAQALDGIIDELDLVLVMSVNPGFSGQRFIASVLPKIREIRRTLSDRKIACDLEVDGGVNADTAPAVASAGANVLVAATAVFKHPDGAAEGIRTLRG from the coding sequence ATGATCCAGATCGCTCCATCCATCCTGTCGGCGGATTTCACCCGCCTGGCCGATGAGGTCCGGGCCGTGGAGCGCGCGGGCGCGGACCGGATTCATATCGACGTCATGGACGGCCGGTTCGTCCCGAACATCTCCATGGGACCCTTCATCGTGGAGGCCATCGACTCGCTGACGGAACTTCCGCTGGAAGCCCACCTTATGATCGAGGAACCGGACCGGTACATCGACGTCTTCATGGAAGCCGGGGCCGACGTGATCATCGTGCACCAGGAGAATACGGCCCACCTGCACCGCGTGGTGCAGTCCGTCCGGGAGCGAGGCAAACAGGCCGGTGTCGCCCTGAACCCGGCGACGCCCGCCCAGGCCCTCGACGGGATCATCGACGAACTCGATCTCGTCCTGGTCATGTCCGTCAACCCGGGTTTCTCGGGCCAGCGGTTCATCGCGTCCGTCCTGCCGAAGATCCGCGAGATCCGAAGGACCCTGTCGGACCGGAAGATCGCGTGCGACCTGGAGGTAGACGGCGGCGTGAACGCCGATACCGCACCGGCCGTCGCGTCCGCGGGCGCGAACGTCCTGGTGGCCGCCACGGCCGTGTTCAAGCATCCGGACGGCGCGGCCGAAGGTATCCGGACGCTGCGCGGCTAA